A window from Thiohalomonas denitrificans encodes these proteins:
- a CDS encoding heavy metal-binding domain-containing protein — translation MDDFLICPKCDKETFHTESVCAFCGVSLEGVRTQYVKDQKAASEAKVNEAKRTGDYSKLSVTEIESLSDKIIVTTEAVMQGYSVTRRFDVISSECVFGMNLFRDFFSGMRDLFGGRSAASQKVLRDARRICLMELRREALMLGANAVIGVDLDYSEISGGGKSMLFLVATGTAVNVDPVA, via the coding sequence ATGGATGATTTTTTAATTTGCCCGAAATGCGACAAAGAGACGTTCCATACTGAATCAGTTTGCGCCTTTTGCGGAGTGAGCCTTGAAGGTGTACGAACTCAATATGTAAAAGACCAAAAGGCAGCTTCTGAAGCGAAAGTAAATGAGGCGAAGCGAACTGGTGATTATTCTAAATTATCAGTTACAGAGATCGAGTCCTTATCAGATAAAATCATTGTAACAACGGAAGCAGTTATGCAAGGTTACAGCGTAACTCGAAGATTTGATGTTATTAGCTCAGAATGTGTATTTGGGATGAACTTGTTTCGGGACTTTTTCTCTGGAATGCGTGACTTGTTTGGTGGCAGGAGCGCTGCTTCCCAAAAGGTTTTGAGGGACGCAAGACGTATATGCCTTATGGAGCTAAGAAGGGAAGCGCTAATGTTGGGTGCGAATGCAGTAATAGGGGTCGACTTGGATTATAGTGAAATATCTGGCGGTGGGAAGTCAATGCTCTTTCTTGTGGCCACCGGAACAGCCGTCAATGTTGACCCTGTGGCATAA
- a CDS encoding 2,3-bisphosphoglycerate-independent phosphoglycerate mutase produces MTEHGDISDVWEDLVQGGGKIVYLVLDGGGGLADPFTVRTALQGARTPNLDRIASASETGLMEPVGPGITPGSGPGHLAMFGYDPLRYRIGRGVLSALGVDFELREGDVAARVNFATSEAGKVVDRRAGRLDSDVNRRLCKKVLDSLELEFDGELYLETVSEHRAVLVLRGEGLGGELTDTDPQATGREPLPPQAQDEGSRRTVELVNRFLEQAHRALAGEPANTLLLRGFQRYSPLPSIQQRFGLRGLCLAQYPMYRGVSRLLGMKLGPRPESVEAMFKALQQRYHDEDIDLFFLHVKGTDKAGEDGDWVAKVAVIEEVDRLLPRVLAIDPDVLVITSDHSTPAVMGRHSWHPVPTLIRSQYARIDATQHFDETACATGSLGLRPGLHLMGLALANAGRLKKFGA; encoded by the coding sequence ATGACGGAACATGGCGACATCAGTGATGTTTGGGAGGATCTGGTTCAGGGCGGTGGAAAGATCGTCTATCTGGTCCTCGACGGCGGCGGCGGCCTGGCGGACCCGTTTACGGTCCGCACGGCGCTTCAGGGGGCACGAACACCCAATCTCGACCGCATCGCATCGGCCTCCGAAACGGGTCTCATGGAGCCGGTCGGGCCGGGGATCACGCCCGGCAGCGGACCGGGTCATCTGGCCATGTTCGGTTACGATCCGCTCCGCTACCGCATCGGACGCGGAGTCCTTTCGGCACTGGGCGTCGATTTCGAGCTACGGGAAGGGGATGTGGCCGCCCGGGTCAATTTCGCCACGAGTGAAGCGGGAAAGGTGGTGGATCGGCGCGCAGGACGCCTGGACTCCGACGTGAACCGTCGTCTCTGCAAAAAGGTGCTGGACTCCCTCGAGCTGGAATTTGACGGTGAGCTCTACCTGGAAACCGTCAGCGAGCATCGGGCCGTGCTTGTGCTGCGCGGGGAAGGGCTTGGCGGCGAACTGACCGATACCGATCCGCAGGCGACCGGCCGTGAACCATTGCCGCCGCAGGCGCAGGATGAGGGCTCGCGCCGAACCGTCGAACTGGTCAATCGTTTTCTGGAGCAGGCCCATCGGGCGCTTGCCGGAGAACCGGCCAATACCCTGTTGTTGCGGGGCTTTCAGCGCTATTCACCCCTTCCGTCCATCCAGCAGCGTTTCGGACTGCGCGGCCTCTGCCTGGCGCAATATCCGATGTACCGCGGGGTCTCCCGCCTGTTGGGAATGAAGTTGGGGCCCCGCCCCGAAAGTGTCGAAGCCATGTTCAAAGCCCTGCAGCAGCGGTATCACGATGAAGACATCGACCTGTTTTTCCTGCACGTAAAAGGCACCGACAAGGCGGGTGAGGATGGCGACTGGGTGGCCAAGGTGGCTGTCATTGAAGAAGTGGACCGTCTGTTACCTCGCGTGCTGGCCATCGACCCGGATGTGCTCGTCATCACATCCGACCATTCGACCCCGGCGGTGATGGGGCGCCACAGCTGGCACCCCGTCCCGACCCTGATTCGTTCCCAATACGCCCGCATCGACGCCACCCAGCACTTCGATGAAACGGCCTGTGCGACCGGTAGCCTCGGGCTTCGTCCCGGCCTGCACCTCATGGGACTGGCACTGGCCAATGCCGGCCGTCTGAAGAAGTTCGGGGCCTGA
- a CDS encoding cupredoxin domain-containing protein — MMQETAWLITTVSIATLAAVFIWVITRSRERTEYGAIQQSGYRWRKRLFVALAAAGIPLMGVTLMKMPYAAATNADAQALHVDAMGYQWYWEISESEAQVGQTVVFRVESADVNHGFGIYDESMRLVAQTQAMPGYTNELVHVFDQPGTYQILCLEYCGVAHHQMKAEFQVLTNQEEGGA; from the coding sequence ATGATGCAGGAAACGGCGTGGCTCATCACCACGGTCTCAATCGCAACCCTCGCGGCCGTATTTATCTGGGTGATCACCCGCTCGCGTGAGCGAACCGAGTACGGAGCCATCCAGCAGTCCGGCTACCGCTGGAGGAAGCGGCTGTTCGTAGCGCTCGCCGCAGCCGGTATTCCGCTGATGGGAGTCACTCTGATGAAAATGCCCTATGCCGCCGCCACAAACGCCGACGCGCAGGCGCTGCACGTCGACGCCATGGGTTATCAGTGGTACTGGGAAATCAGCGAATCAGAGGCGCAGGTCGGTCAAACCGTGGTGTTTCGGGTCGAAAGCGCCGATGTAAACCACGGCTTCGGTATCTACGACGAGTCCATGCGCCTGGTTGCCCAGACCCAGGCGATGCCGGGCTATACCAATGAACTGGTCCACGTCTTCGACCAACCCGGCACCTACCAGATCCTCTGCCTCGAATATTGCGGCGTAGCCCACCACCAGATGAAAGCCGAATTCCAGGTGCTGACGAATCAAGAAGAAGGGGGAGCATGA
- a CDS encoding cbb3-type cytochrome c oxidase subunit I: MMSNANESGNIQSAQPLVNIYVAVSAVVLLLMMIVGLVMRLAQGEVLDISPGFFYQLLTVHGAGMVGIAALGSAAIMWYFASRYLDLSRTLFVANLLLFLVGVVMILGSILGGGFAAGWTFLYPLPAKGMGLWGTGAAALFLGGLLLIGTGFLILHLDFARAITRQYGSLGQGLGWPQLFGRDSGEAPPPTVVASTMVTIVNILGITAGAAILVMTLVNLYVPAFTIDPLLAKNLIYFFGHVFINATIYMAIIAVYEILPLYAKRPWKPNKAFLAAWTASTIMVLIVYPHHLLMDFSMPTWMMVMGQVISYTSGLPVLVVTTFGALMLIYRSGMRWDVTSSLLVLSVFGWAAGVIPAIVDATISVNMVMHNTLWVPGHFHFYLLIGVASMLFGFMHFLGKESVEQEDRWFSRWAFWGFMFGSLGFVFMFLYSGANSVPRRFAEHLPQWVPYDQIASAFVAVVVTSVLVFALQFLARLFATRPVALATEVN; the protein is encoded by the coding sequence ATGATGTCCAACGCAAACGAGAGCGGGAATATCCAATCGGCCCAACCGCTCGTGAACATCTACGTCGCAGTCAGCGCCGTCGTACTGCTATTGATGATGATCGTGGGTCTGGTCATGCGTCTCGCTCAGGGCGAGGTGCTGGATATCTCACCGGGTTTCTTCTACCAGCTACTCACCGTCCACGGTGCCGGCATGGTCGGTATCGCTGCCTTGGGTTCAGCGGCGATCATGTGGTACTTCGCGAGCCGTTATCTCGACCTGTCGCGGACCCTGTTCGTTGCGAATCTGCTCCTGTTCCTGGTGGGCGTGGTGATGATCCTGGGAAGCATTCTGGGCGGCGGTTTCGCTGCCGGCTGGACGTTTCTCTATCCGCTGCCGGCCAAGGGCATGGGACTCTGGGGCACGGGAGCGGCAGCGCTGTTCCTCGGCGGTCTGCTGCTGATCGGCACCGGCTTTCTCATCCTTCACCTCGATTTCGCGCGCGCCATCACCCGCCAGTACGGAAGCCTGGGACAGGGGCTGGGCTGGCCCCAGCTGTTTGGCCGCGATTCGGGTGAGGCGCCGCCCCCGACGGTGGTCGCCAGTACCATGGTCACCATCGTGAATATCCTGGGGATTACCGCCGGTGCGGCGATTCTGGTCATGACGCTGGTCAACCTCTACGTGCCCGCCTTCACCATCGATCCCCTGCTCGCCAAGAACCTGATCTACTTCTTCGGGCACGTGTTTATCAACGCGACCATCTATATGGCCATCATCGCGGTCTACGAGATCCTGCCGCTCTATGCCAAACGGCCCTGGAAACCCAACAAGGCCTTCCTGGCGGCCTGGACCGCATCCACCATCATGGTCTTGATTGTCTATCCGCACCATCTGCTAATGGACTTTTCGATGCCCACCTGGATGATGGTCATGGGGCAGGTCATCTCCTATACCAGCGGGCTTCCGGTACTGGTCGTAACCACTTTCGGTGCCCTGATGCTCATCTACCGGTCGGGCATGCGCTGGGATGTGACCTCCAGCCTGCTGGTGCTCTCCGTATTCGGATGGGCCGCCGGGGTGATTCCCGCCATCGTCGACGCCACCATCAGCGTCAACATGGTGATGCACAATACGCTCTGGGTACCCGGCCACTTCCACTTCTACCTGCTCATCGGCGTAGCCTCCATGCTGTTCGGGTTCATGCATTTCCTCGGGAAAGAGAGCGTGGAACAGGAGGACCGCTGGTTCAGTCGCTGGGCGTTTTGGGGCTTCATGTTCGGCTCGCTGGGCTTCGTGTTCATGTTCCTTTACTCGGGTGCGAACAGCGTGCCGCGCCGGTTTGCGGAACACCTGCCCCAGTGGGTCCCCTACGATCAGATTGCCTCTGCCTTTGTGGCCGTGGTGGTCACCTCGGTACTGGTCTTTGCGCTGCAGTTTCTGGCACGGCTGTTCGCAACCAGACCGGTGGCATTGGCAACCGAAGTGAACTGA
- a CDS encoding SCO family protein, which yields MRTALATFLVLLTGVGMLWTATDGARAFTTEGARRLDIRESPRPVPALILQDHTGSRFGLERFRGSWVVLDFIYTRCADLCITAGNTLSEIRDGLPDKRLGRDVSLLSISFDPTHDQLPQLEYYARRYRAHADHWSIARTSEPDRLPALLDTFGVTVIPDGWGGYEHNAAMYVIDPGGRLVAIFDYDDPSAVLVFLEGRP from the coding sequence ATGCGAACCGCTCTGGCAACCTTCCTTGTGCTGCTGACCGGAGTCGGAATGCTCTGGACAGCCACGGACGGGGCGCGTGCCTTCACCACCGAGGGTGCGCGCCGCCTGGACATCCGTGAATCCCCCCGCCCGGTTCCTGCGCTGATACTGCAGGACCACACCGGCAGCCGGTTCGGTCTTGAACGGTTCCGCGGGAGCTGGGTGGTACTGGATTTCATCTACACCCGCTGCGCCGATCTCTGCATCACTGCCGGCAACACGCTGAGCGAGATTCGCGATGGGCTGCCCGATAAGCGGCTGGGCCGGGATGTGTCCCTGCTGAGCATCAGTTTTGATCCGACCCATGACCAATTGCCGCAGCTGGAATATTACGCCAGACGCTACCGCGCCCATGCCGATCACTGGTCGATTGCCCGGACTTCCGAACCCGACCGGTTACCGGCGTTGCTGGATACCTTCGGGGTAACCGTGATTCCCGACGGGTGGGGCGGCTATGAGCACAACGCGGCGATGTATGTAATCGATCCCGGCGGCCGTCTGGTTGCCATTTTCGACTACGACGACCCATCAGCCGTGCTCGTGTTTCTGGAGGGCCGCCCATGA
- a CDS encoding Rrf2 family transcriptional regulator, giving the protein MNLTRHTDYALRVLMYLGSQPERLATISEIAEAYAVSRNHLMKVVHELGRAGLVRTVRGHGGGIELGRDPVEINVGVVVRLMEGNLDIIDCAKPGCPIVAACGLRGVLDEARDAFLAVLDSYSLQDLIQSRRTRLKSLLRIDTPAG; this is encoded by the coding sequence ATGAACCTGACACGCCATACGGACTACGCCCTGCGCGTTTTGATGTATCTGGGCAGCCAGCCGGAACGGCTGGCAACCATCTCCGAGATTGCAGAGGCGTACGCCGTTTCCCGCAACCACCTCATGAAGGTGGTGCATGAACTGGGTCGCGCCGGGTTGGTTCGCACGGTCCGGGGACACGGGGGCGGGATTGAGCTCGGTCGCGACCCCGTCGAGATCAACGTCGGTGTGGTGGTGCGGTTGATGGAGGGGAATCTCGACATCATCGATTGTGCCAAACCGGGCTGTCCGATCGTTGCCGCCTGCGGTTTGCGGGGGGTATTGGACGAGGCGCGGGACGCCTTTCTTGCAGTGTTGGACAGTTACAGTCTGCAGGATCTGATTCAATCCCGACGCACCCGGCTGAAGAGCCTGCTTCGAATCGACACCCCAGCCGGCTGA
- a CDS encoding lipid A deacylase LpxR family protein, translated as MRHSAAKRVPQKAVWILALLLPVAPAVAADGNTPTIEDCKAEETIRFRGGTARLENDLFIGRDQNYTNGVVFTAVSHDIPGKLQTRCLPKPVRLHAKFIQSVNPGFWSDAGGSAPTQNVVVKFGQSMFTPEDYTRTDLIRDDRPYAGLLYVGMSWNRRKHDPGSNREMLDTREVTFGVIGPLALAEESQNVVHDMVGSERFAGWDHQLKNEPALQIAMDRKFRDFRGAGAVTPGFSSDFIHSLGLRVGNIETSATLGVEGRIGWNLPNDFGTYPIRPGAENRPPSASVHSSSGNAARRVRPGVQLFGTLEAKLVAYDFSLDGNLFRSSHSVTRRPWVGQAAVGISVHGLVAGHGVKLAVMRVYRTDEFEEQDVNQAHGSIALSIDF; from the coding sequence ATGAGGCATTCCGCAGCCAAGCGTGTGCCGCAAAAAGCCGTGTGGATTCTCGCGCTGCTTTTGCCCGTTGCCCCGGCCGTCGCCGCCGATGGAAACACCCCCACTATCGAGGATTGCAAGGCAGAGGAAACCATCAGATTTCGCGGTGGGACGGCAAGGCTCGAAAACGACCTTTTTATCGGCAGAGACCAAAACTATACGAACGGTGTGGTATTCACCGCTGTATCCCACGACATTCCGGGCAAACTTCAAACCAGATGCCTGCCGAAACCGGTGCGGCTGCATGCAAAATTCATCCAGTCAGTAAATCCCGGTTTCTGGTCCGATGCGGGAGGCTCCGCACCCACACAAAACGTGGTCGTGAAATTTGGTCAGTCCATGTTCACGCCGGAGGACTATACCAGGACCGATTTAATTCGTGACGATCGGCCTTATGCGGGCTTGCTGTACGTCGGCATGTCGTGGAACCGCCGCAAACATGACCCAGGCAGCAATCGGGAAATGCTCGACACACGTGAGGTCACATTCGGCGTTATCGGCCCGCTAGCGCTCGCGGAAGAGTCACAGAACGTGGTCCACGATATGGTCGGCAGCGAGCGATTTGCCGGTTGGGACCATCAATTAAAGAATGAGCCGGCCCTGCAAATCGCCATGGACCGAAAATTCAGAGACTTTCGGGGGGCGGGGGCGGTTACGCCCGGATTCTCTAGCGATTTCATCCACTCACTGGGACTGCGGGTGGGCAACATCGAAACCTCCGCTACTCTGGGCGTTGAAGGGCGTATCGGCTGGAACCTGCCCAACGACTTCGGGACTTATCCGATCAGGCCGGGCGCCGAAAATCGTCCGCCCTCCGCCTCCGTCCACAGTAGCTCCGGCAATGCAGCCCGCCGCGTGCGTCCGGGTGTGCAACTCTTCGGGACGCTGGAGGCGAAGCTCGTCGCCTACGACTTTTCACTCGACGGTAACCTCTTCCGATCCAGTCACAGCGTCACTCGCCGCCCGTGGGTTGGCCAGGCTGCGGTCGGGATCAGTGTTCACGGCCTGGTGGCAGGACACGGCGTCAAATTGGCTGTAATGCGTGTTTACCGTACCGACGAATTCGAGGAACAGGACGTCAACCAGGCACACGGTTCCATAGCCCTGAGTATCGACTTCTGA
- a CDS encoding EAL domain-containing protein — translation MQKQLRSFLTGNLINLSVALAGLILLVFGLTLGQNAWQSTRDISHTKRINGVVDALLAAADAQARERGLTSALIGSRSPGQIPDELAALRAEVDANWQHVNTQLEMVATELAENGPNAIAARTRELQPALDAFAEIRARVDRQLTSGGEQVSMKRWFEATTELNARAAALRLELMLATGAPDELMRINLLIRENAARLAENAGQLRGLLAYYAASGEPMPDDQLEMAHFAYRLAHSNRSELMVSTSELDGYPPLAQQLASLDGQTSDPGAQMLAAAVSGDYPLTADQWYQVTTRRINQIFALISTASAMAIEHLRERAHQNQVKLLIYLLLAAIAVALAMLSLRRVHTNAELLFFENEMRETILQSVADAVIAVDENGLIRYLNPIAQDLTGWTLAEAQGQHYSKVFQLYNRLHTSMTDPIATCIEHNMVIVLSEGHVLINREGAETAIDDSCAPIRNANGELGGAVVVFSSKERERNSDRILTYHATRDALTDLYNRRAFERQLRELIEHARTTGDCHTLAFIDLDNFKAVNDTGGHTAGDQMLRQIAFLMRRHVRDTDVLARLGGDEFGLLLKKCNGKQAFHVVGKLLEAVRELRFPWNGNTFQVGMSVGLVEIAEDSPVPDEVVREADAACYAAKEKGRNHIQLYSPENTELTRRQGQMQWVSRITEALDENRFVLFCQEVRPLKKHLPPHLELLLRMRDRDGELIPPNAFIPAAERHGIMPDIDRWVVESVSRKIGPLLQREPKLIININLSGTTLSDPDATDHLTDIIRQHGIPPARICFEVTETAAVANLETTAALMQHLRHQGFHFALDDFGAGLSSLTYLKNLPVEMVKIDGTFVRRLPDDPVAAAMIEAIGNIAGLMEICTCAEFVENETILDRLRELNIDYGQGYFFGRPFPLSEWSKSPKELVSPE, via the coding sequence GTGCAAAAACAGCTTCGGTCGTTCCTCACCGGTAACCTTATTAATCTGTCGGTAGCCCTAGCCGGTCTGATCCTGCTCGTCTTCGGCCTGACACTCGGCCAGAACGCGTGGCAATCCACACGGGACATCAGTCACACTAAACGCATCAACGGCGTCGTTGATGCGCTTCTGGCCGCGGCCGATGCCCAGGCGCGCGAGCGTGGCCTGACCTCGGCCCTGATCGGCAGCCGATCACCCGGCCAGATCCCGGATGAACTGGCGGCCTTGCGTGCCGAAGTGGATGCCAACTGGCAGCATGTCAACACCCAGCTCGAAATGGTTGCTACCGAACTGGCGGAAAACGGACCGAACGCAATCGCTGCCCGCACCCGGGAACTGCAGCCCGCACTAGATGCGTTTGCCGAGATCCGCGCACGGGTCGACCGTCAGCTGACCAGCGGCGGTGAACAGGTATCAATGAAGCGATGGTTCGAGGCTACCACCGAACTCAATGCCCGTGCCGCTGCGCTGCGGCTGGAGCTGATGCTCGCTACCGGTGCACCGGATGAACTGATGCGCATTAACCTCCTAATCCGCGAGAACGCCGCCCGACTGGCCGAAAATGCCGGCCAGTTACGCGGACTGCTGGCCTACTACGCCGCCAGCGGTGAACCCATGCCCGATGACCAGCTGGAGATGGCCCATTTCGCTTACCGGCTGGCCCATAGCAACCGGTCCGAACTAATGGTATCCACCAGCGAGCTGGACGGGTATCCACCGCTCGCCCAACAACTGGCTTCCCTGGATGGACAAACCAGCGACCCGGGAGCACAGATGCTGGCGGCGGCGGTCAGCGGCGATTATCCCCTCACCGCCGATCAGTGGTACCAAGTCACCACCCGTCGCATTAACCAGATCTTCGCTCTGATCTCCACCGCGTCGGCGATGGCCATAGAGCATCTGCGCGAGCGGGCACATCAGAACCAGGTGAAGCTACTAATCTATTTACTACTGGCCGCGATTGCCGTCGCACTGGCCATGCTCAGCCTCAGGCGCGTGCACACCAATGCCGAGCTGCTTTTCTTTGAGAATGAGATGCGGGAGACCATTCTTCAATCGGTGGCCGATGCGGTAATTGCCGTCGATGAAAACGGTCTCATTCGCTACCTCAATCCAATCGCACAGGACCTTACCGGATGGACCCTGGCTGAAGCGCAGGGCCAGCATTACAGTAAGGTTTTCCAGCTCTACAACCGGCTGCACACCTCGATGACCGACCCAATCGCCACCTGTATCGAGCACAATATGGTCATCGTCCTCAGCGAGGGGCACGTACTGATCAACCGTGAGGGCGCAGAGACCGCGATCGACGACTCCTGCGCACCGATCCGCAACGCTAATGGCGAGTTGGGCGGCGCCGTCGTGGTCTTCTCGAGTAAGGAGCGCGAGCGTAATTCCGACCGGATTCTGACCTACCACGCGACCCGGGATGCACTGACCGACCTCTACAACCGACGAGCCTTCGAGCGCCAGCTACGTGAACTGATCGAACACGCCCGCACCACCGGTGATTGCCACACACTGGCATTCATCGATCTGGACAACTTCAAGGCGGTCAATGATACCGGAGGCCATACTGCCGGCGATCAGATGCTGCGCCAGATTGCCTTTCTGATGAGGCGGCATGTACGCGATACCGATGTGCTGGCCCGACTTGGCGGAGATGAATTCGGCCTATTGCTGAAAAAGTGCAACGGAAAACAGGCGTTCCATGTCGTCGGTAAACTGCTGGAAGCAGTGCGCGAACTGCGTTTTCCCTGGAATGGCAATACCTTCCAGGTTGGCATGAGCGTCGGCCTGGTGGAGATTGCCGAGGACAGTCCGGTACCGGATGAAGTGGTCCGCGAAGCCGACGCTGCCTGCTATGCCGCCAAGGAGAAAGGCCGCAATCATATCCAGCTATACTCACCCGAAAATACGGAACTGACCCGCCGCCAGGGCCAGATGCAGTGGGTCAGCCGCATCACCGAAGCACTCGATGAAAACCGCTTCGTACTCTTCTGCCAGGAAGTCCGGCCACTGAAGAAACATCTGCCGCCGCATCTGGAACTACTCCTGCGCATGCGCGATCGCGACGGTGAACTGATTCCGCCCAATGCTTTCATTCCGGCAGCGGAACGGCACGGCATCATGCCCGACATTGATCGCTGGGTGGTGGAGAGCGTCAGCCGCAAAATCGGTCCGCTACTGCAAAGAGAACCGAAATTGATCATCAACATCAACCTGTCGGGTACCACCCTATCCGATCCGGACGCCACCGATCACCTGACCGACATCATTCGTCAGCACGGCATCCCGCCAGCGCGTATCTGTTTCGAAGTCACTGAAACCGCCGCCGTCGCCAACCTGGAGACCACGGCGGCGCTCATGCAACACCTGCGCCACCAGGGGTTCCATTTCGCCCTGGACGATTTCGGTGCCGGCCTGTCATCACTGACTTACCTGAAGAACCTGCCGGTGGAGATGGTCAAAATCGACGGTACTTTCGTTCGCCGTCTGCCCGATGATCCCGTAGCCGCAGCCATGATCGAGGCCATCGGCAATATCGCCGGTCTGATGGAAATATGCACCTGTGCCGAATTCGTCGAGAACGAAACCATCCTCGACCGGCTGCGTGAACTGAACATCGATTATGGCCAGGGCTATTTTTTTGGCCGCCCGTTTCCGCTTAGCGAATGGAGCAAATCCCCAAAGGAGTTGGTTTCCCCGGAGTAA
- the mltF gene encoding membrane-bound lytic murein transglycosylase MltF, which produces MLTGTYKRVAAGLLMLPLLTGCSYSNELDRVLEAGELRVLTRNAATTYYEGPAGPTGLEYHLAKGFADELGVELKLITVSSVSDVVSELRQRRAHLAAAGLTITRERKNWARFTPPYQTISQQLVYRMGTVDRPDSISELNGTLEVLADSSHAERLRELRKAHPQLTWMENGELETEELLMRVSEKAADFTIADSNELRLNQRFYPELRAAFDISDPQGLAWAFPRGPDDSLYDAAVDYFERLKANGRLAQLIERHYGHVEKFDYVGTHMFMRHIRERLPDYRELLERAAAENDLDWRLLAAMAYQESHWDPKAVSPTGVRGFMMLTQATARFLGVQKRTDLWQSIEGGARYTRKLIELVPERIDHPDRVWMALAAYNIGYGHLNDARIITQRKGEDADVWKNVKKNLPLLRKRAWYENTKHGYARGNEAATYVGNIRSYYDILTWLTDQEKPSPEELQANFTIASPAL; this is translated from the coding sequence ATGCTCACTGGCACCTACAAGCGTGTTGCAGCTGGCCTGCTGATGCTGCCCCTCCTCACCGGCTGTTCTTACAGCAATGAACTGGACCGGGTACTGGAAGCGGGAGAGCTGCGGGTCCTCACCCGCAATGCAGCAACCACCTACTATGAAGGTCCCGCCGGTCCGACCGGACTGGAGTACCACCTTGCTAAAGGTTTTGCCGATGAGCTGGGAGTCGAGCTGAAACTGATCACGGTTTCCAGTGTATCCGACGTGGTTTCAGAACTGCGTCAACGCCGCGCGCATTTGGCCGCTGCCGGCCTGACGATTACCAGAGAGCGTAAAAACTGGGCCCGCTTCACGCCACCTTACCAGACCATCAGTCAGCAACTGGTCTACCGGATGGGTACTGTCGACCGGCCCGACAGCATTTCGGAACTCAATGGCACACTGGAGGTGTTGGCAGACAGTTCTCATGCCGAGCGTCTGCGAGAACTAAGGAAAGCCCATCCACAACTGACCTGGATGGAAAATGGTGAGTTGGAGACTGAAGAACTGCTGATGCGGGTATCGGAAAAGGCCGCCGATTTCACGATTGCCGATTCCAACGAACTGCGCCTGAACCAGCGCTTCTATCCGGAACTACGTGCCGCCTTTGATATTTCAGACCCACAGGGACTGGCGTGGGCTTTTCCGAGGGGTCCGGACGATAGCCTCTACGACGCTGCCGTCGACTATTTCGAACGTCTCAAGGCAAATGGCAGACTTGCGCAGCTGATTGAACGCCATTACGGCCACGTCGAGAAATTCGACTACGTCGGCACCCACATGTTTATGCGCCATATCCGCGAACGGCTTCCTGATTACCGCGAATTGCTGGAGAGAGCCGCCGCAGAGAACGACCTGGATTGGCGCCTGCTCGCCGCCATGGCCTACCAGGAATCACACTGGGATCCGAAGGCAGTATCGCCAACCGGGGTACGCGGTTTCATGATGCTCACCCAGGCAACCGCACGATTCTTGGGTGTGCAGAAGCGAACCGACCTTTGGCAGAGTATCGAGGGCGGTGCCCGTTACACGCGTAAACTGATTGAACTGGTACCGGAGCGCATCGATCATCCGGATCGTGTATGGATGGCGTTGGCGGCCTACAACATCGGATATGGCCATCTGAACGACGCACGCATCATTACCCAGAGAAAGGGCGAAGATGCCGATGTCTGGAAGAACGTTAAGAAAAACCTGCCACTGTTACGCAAGCGTGCGTGGTACGAAAACACCAAACACGGCTATGCCCGCGGTAATGAGGCCGCGACTTACGTCGGGAACATCCGGAGCTACTACGACATCCTTACCTGGCTGACGGACCAGGAGAAGCCCTCTCCCGAGGAACTCCAAGCCAATTTCACCATCGCCAGTCCCGCACTCTAG